The Aureitalea marina genome includes a window with the following:
- a CDS encoding exodeoxyribonuclease III: MKIISYNVNGIRAAMKKGLLEWLQQADPDVLLIQETKAMRDQVDLQAIDDAGYPHHYWYSAQKKGYSGVAVLSKHEPHHVEYGTGIDYMDNEGRNLRLDFEDFSVMSMYLPSGTNIARLEHKLQYMADFQEYIDHLKRDTPKLVIGGDYNICHEAIDIHDPVRNKNVSGFLPVEREWIGNFIDSGFIDSFRHFNKEPHNYTWWSYRANARANNKGWRIDYNMVAQPLQENLKRAVILPEAHHSDHCPHLVELNFD, translated from the coding sequence ATGAAAATCATTTCCTATAACGTAAACGGGATTCGCGCCGCAATGAAAAAAGGACTACTGGAGTGGTTGCAACAAGCCGACCCCGACGTTCTGTTGATTCAAGAGACCAAGGCCATGAGAGACCAGGTGGATCTCCAGGCAATTGATGATGCCGGATATCCTCATCATTACTGGTACAGTGCCCAAAAGAAAGGCTATAGCGGGGTTGCTGTCCTATCTAAGCACGAGCCACATCATGTGGAGTACGGAACAGGGATCGATTATATGGACAATGAGGGGAGAAATTTGCGACTGGACTTTGAAGATTTTTCCGTGATGAGTATGTACCTGCCCAGTGGGACCAACATCGCCAGACTAGAGCATAAACTTCAGTATATGGCCGATTTCCAGGAATATATCGACCATCTTAAGCGAGATACACCTAAGCTGGTGATAGGGGGAGATTACAATATCTGCCATGAGGCAATCGATATTCACGATCCGGTCCGAAATAAGAATGTCTCTGGTTTCCTTCCTGTGGAACGGGAGTGGATAGGGAATTTCATCGATTCTGGTTTCATCGATTCCTTCCGTCATTTCAACAAAGAACCTCATAATTACACCTGGTGGAGCTACAGGGCCAATGCTAGGGCCAATAACAAAGGGTGGAGGATAGATTACAATATGGTAGCCCAACCCTTACAAGAAAACCTGAAAAGAGCCGTTATTCTACCTGAAGCTCACCACAGCGATCACTGCCCGCATTTGGTGGAGCTCAATTTTGACTAA
- a CDS encoding OmpA/MotB family protein, translating into MILKKLITRMLGLMLLIVIMNSCVSSRMYQDLQDIYDEAMTENQELWDRLNEKDKPSSNWNKEALDKKMAQLESENRSLAMELAAQKNRFDRLQESYDAMEANSSASLSDNLDRNRALLIELAEKEKALNAEASRLDSLQRELEYRSERITELEGIISSKDKQMRDLKDAISRALTNFEGNGLTVEQRGGKIYVSMENKLLFQSGSWAVNSRGRKAVEALGSVLAQNPQIDVLIEGHTDNVPYGGNGNIKDNWDLSTKRATSIVAILSENSGVSRANLTAAGRSEYAPVTRNSTAEGRASNRRIEVILSPKLDEISKMLEDF; encoded by the coding sequence ATGATTTTGAAGAAACTGATTACCCGAATGCTCGGGCTTATGCTGCTGATAGTGATTATGAACTCCTGTGTGTCCTCCCGAATGTACCAGGACCTGCAAGATATATACGATGAGGCTATGACCGAGAACCAGGAACTCTGGGACCGGTTGAACGAGAAAGATAAGCCGAGTAGTAACTGGAATAAAGAGGCACTGGACAAGAAGATGGCCCAGTTGGAATCGGAAAATCGCAGTCTGGCCATGGAACTGGCGGCTCAAAAGAATCGATTTGATCGACTACAGGAGTCTTATGATGCCATGGAAGCGAACAGCTCTGCCTCCTTGTCGGATAACCTCGATAGGAACCGTGCTCTGCTGATCGAGTTGGCCGAGAAGGAAAAAGCCCTTAATGCCGAAGCTTCCAGATTGGACAGTTTGCAAAGGGAGTTGGAATACCGATCTGAGCGGATCACAGAACTAGAAGGCATTATTTCTTCCAAGGACAAACAAATGCGCGACCTCAAGGATGCCATTTCGAGAGCGTTGACCAATTTTGAAGGTAATGGCTTAACTGTAGAGCAAAGAGGTGGCAAGATCTATGTTTCCATGGAGAATAAACTCTTATTCCAAAGCGGAAGTTGGGCAGTGAATTCAAGGGGGCGTAAAGCTGTAGAGGCCCTGGGTTCTGTTTTGGCTCAGAATCCACAGATCGATGTGCTCATAGAGGGACATACGGATAATGTACCCTACGGCGGCAACGGAAACATCAAGGATAACTGGGACCTCTCTACCAAACGGGCTACCTCTATCGTGGCTATCTTAAGCGAGAATTCCGGAGTGTCTCGAGCTAATCTTACCGCAGCAGGAAGGAGCGAATACGCTCCGGTTACCAGAAACAGCACAGCGGAAGGGCGCGCCAGTAACCGGCGTATCGAAGTGATCCTTTCTCCTAAACTGGATGAGATCAGTAAAATGTTGGAAGATTTTTAG
- the radA gene encoding DNA repair protein RadA, which translates to MAKTKTAFFCQHCGSQYSKWQGQCTSCKQWNTIVEEVIQRPTKAGWDSQQPLSKKAAKPERIRDISAQQDRRLDTGNEELNRVLGGGLVGGSLVLLGGEPGIGKSTLMLQIALKIPFKTLYVSGEESAQQIKMRAERVHPDSENCFILTETKTQNIFRHISELQPDILVIDSIQTLQTDHIESSAGSISQIRECTSELIKFAKETHTPVILIGHITKDGNIAGPKILEHMVDTVLQFEGDRNHIYRILRAQKNRFGSTNELGIYEMQGSGLREVVNPSEILISKIDEGLSGTAIAATLEGMRPLMIEIQALVSTAVYGTPQRSTTGYNTKRLNMILAVLEKRAGFKLGAKDVFLNVTGGITVDDPAIDLAVVAAVLSSNVDITVDKGICFAAEIGLAGEVRPVTRIDQRITEAEKLGFSSIVISKQAKLGKTDHGIQVIRIAKVSDLVRHLFG; encoded by the coding sequence ATGGCCAAGACCAAGACAGCATTCTTTTGCCAACACTGTGGCAGTCAATATTCCAAATGGCAAGGACAATGTACTTCATGCAAGCAGTGGAATACCATAGTCGAGGAGGTCATCCAGAGGCCCACCAAGGCAGGATGGGACAGTCAGCAACCTTTATCGAAAAAAGCAGCCAAACCTGAACGGATACGAGATATTAGCGCACAACAGGACCGAAGGCTGGACACCGGAAACGAGGAATTGAATCGGGTTTTGGGAGGTGGCCTGGTTGGGGGCTCACTGGTGTTATTGGGTGGAGAACCAGGAATCGGGAAGAGTACACTGATGTTGCAGATCGCCTTGAAGATACCTTTCAAAACACTTTATGTTTCGGGAGAAGAAAGCGCCCAACAGATCAAGATGCGAGCAGAAAGGGTTCATCCTGATTCAGAAAACTGCTTCATCTTAACAGAGACCAAGACCCAGAACATTTTCCGGCATATTAGCGAATTACAACCCGATATTCTAGTGATCGATTCCATACAGACTCTGCAAACGGATCACATTGAGAGTAGCGCTGGCAGTATCTCTCAGATCAGGGAGTGTACCTCAGAGCTGATAAAATTTGCCAAAGAGACCCATACCCCGGTAATCCTGATCGGTCATATTACCAAGGACGGGAACATAGCCGGACCAAAGATCCTGGAGCATATGGTGGATACCGTACTCCAGTTTGAAGGAGATCGCAATCATATCTACCGTATCCTGAGAGCCCAGAAGAACCGTTTTGGAAGCACTAACGAATTAGGAATCTATGAGATGCAGGGAAGCGGTCTTAGAGAAGTAGTCAACCCCTCCGAGATACTGATCTCCAAGATCGATGAGGGTTTGAGTGGTACAGCCATAGCAGCGACCCTGGAAGGAATGCGACCCTTGATGATCGAGATACAAGCCCTGGTCAGCACAGCCGTCTACGGAACACCTCAACGCAGCACAACTGGTTACAATACCAAAAGACTGAACATGATCCTGGCTGTTCTGGAAAAAAGAGCAGGTTTTAAACTGGGTGCAAAGGATGTCTTCCTCAATGTTACCGGAGGGATCACAGTTGACGATCCGGCGATCGACCTCGCCGTTGTGGCCGCCGTACTGTCTTCCAATGTAGACATAACTGTAGATAAGGGAATTTGTTTTGCTGCCGAGATCGGACTGGCCGGAGAGGTCAGGCCGGTTACCCGCATTGACCAACGAATAACCGAGGCAGAGAAACTAGGTTTTAGCTCTATTGTTATTTCCAAACAAGCGAAACTCGGGAAAACAGATCACGGTATACAGGTGATTCGGATTGCCAAGGTTTCTGACCTGGTGCGTCACCTGTTTGGCTGA
- a CDS encoding alpha/beta hydrolase translates to MKNALLLTILMLTTSIGWTQSKIIYEEFESVKLDQTRKLKIQLPRDYEENTEKNYPIVLVLDANYLFEPVAGNVDYFSYWEDMPESIVIGIMQGDDRYDDCGYDDITFFPEDRSADFFEFIGLELMPYVDQNFRTAQFVIAVGHDFSANYLNYFLFKDPPLFNGYICLSPDLAPLMDERLPERIPEINSKIYYYLGTGTDDIQDLMQISEELNEILSPLSSDNFEYYYDNFDGATHYSLVGRGIPSALEKIFQVYRPISKREFDEVLLKLDTPVHQYLVDKYSTIKELFGIDNDVRINDFIATGTAAEKLKQWESLKAIADMARKQYPDTVLGDYFLARYYEEMGQPKRAMRTYQGAYNKEEVDFITVDLMLDKAEKIKEDFGY, encoded by the coding sequence ATGAAAAATGCCCTCCTTCTGACCATTTTGATGCTCACTACAAGCATTGGGTGGACACAATCCAAGATCATTTATGAAGAATTTGAGTCTGTCAAACTAGACCAGACCCGAAAACTTAAGATCCAGTTACCTCGAGACTACGAGGAGAATACAGAAAAGAATTATCCTATCGTATTGGTATTGGATGCGAACTATTTATTCGAACCGGTTGCTGGAAACGTCGATTATTTCAGTTATTGGGAGGACATGCCGGAATCCATCGTAATTGGCATTATGCAAGGAGACGACAGATACGACGATTGCGGTTACGATGACATCACCTTTTTCCCTGAAGATCGAAGCGCTGATTTCTTCGAGTTCATCGGATTGGAATTGATGCCCTACGTCGATCAGAATTTTAGGACGGCCCAATTTGTCATTGCAGTGGGGCATGACTTTTCTGCTAACTATCTGAACTATTTCCTGTTTAAGGATCCTCCTCTATTCAATGGGTATATCTGCTTAAGCCCAGACCTGGCTCCCTTGATGGACGAGAGACTACCTGAGCGAATTCCGGAGATCAACTCCAAGATCTACTATTACCTGGGTACAGGAACCGATGACATTCAAGATCTTATGCAGATCTCGGAAGAACTCAATGAGATACTCAGTCCCTTAAGCTCGGATAACTTCGAGTATTATTATGACAACTTTGATGGGGCAACTCATTATTCACTAGTTGGACGGGGAATCCCTTCTGCCTTGGAGAAGATATTCCAGGTATATCGACCCATCTCCAAACGGGAATTTGACGAAGTCTTACTCAAGCTGGATACTCCTGTTCATCAATATTTGGTAGATAAATACAGTACGATCAAGGAGTTGTTTGGCATTGACAATGACGTCCGGATCAACGATTTTATTGCCACCGGGACAGCTGCGGAAAAACTAAAGCAATGGGAATCCCTCAAAGCCATTGCGGATATGGCGAGAAAGCAATATCCGGATACGGTTTTAGGCGATTACTTCCTAGCCAGGTACTACGAGGAGATGGGACAGCCCAAGCGGGCCATGAGGACCTATCAAGGTGCTTACAACAAGGAAGAAGTAGATTTTATAACTGTAGATCTGATGCTGGATAAGGCCGAGAAGATCAAGGAAGACTTCGGCTATTAA
- a CDS encoding lysylphosphatidylglycerol synthase transmembrane domain-containing protein, translating into MKRKAARFLQIAIPLGLGIFLTWYIYNRFSPEQLAEVKFYFAEADYLMVVLAVTLSILSHVIRAYRWNFMLEPLGYKPDLANNFMAVSVAYLMNIFIPKSGEVSRAVVLQKYEKVPFDKGFGTIISERVVDLLFLMGFTALALSLKFEELQSYLQENGLIDKAVLVLIILAFCSVVGFLTLRYIKGGILGKIVGFLSGLKDGLLSILKMKKKWNFVLQSCVIWALYLLSFYVSTKALDITASISWSTLVVTFVVGSFTFAFTNSGFGTYPAVVAGILFLFGVPETVGTAFGWIVWTANIASLVLFGLISLIVLPIYNRDRD; encoded by the coding sequence TTGAAACGCAAAGCAGCTCGCTTTCTGCAGATCGCCATTCCTCTCGGATTAGGGATCTTCTTGACCTGGTACATTTACAACCGGTTTAGCCCGGAACAGTTGGCCGAGGTAAAATTCTATTTCGCCGAAGCGGACTACCTCATGGTGGTACTGGCCGTGACCTTATCCATACTGAGCCATGTTATCCGAGCCTATCGCTGGAATTTTATGCTGGAACCTTTAGGCTATAAACCGGATCTTGCCAACAACTTCATGGCAGTCTCTGTGGCCTATTTAATGAACATATTCATCCCCAAATCCGGAGAGGTGTCCAGGGCCGTGGTCTTGCAGAAGTACGAGAAGGTTCCTTTCGACAAGGGATTTGGAACCATTATATCTGAACGGGTTGTCGATCTGCTTTTCCTGATGGGGTTCACTGCATTGGCCTTGAGCCTTAAGTTCGAAGAATTACAGTCCTATCTCCAGGAAAATGGCCTAATTGACAAGGCTGTGTTGGTTTTGATCATACTGGCCTTTTGTTCCGTAGTCGGATTTCTCACCCTACGATACATTAAGGGCGGGATCCTGGGTAAGATCGTCGGTTTTCTCAGTGGGTTAAAGGATGGCTTGTTGAGCATACTGAAGATGAAAAAGAAGTGGAACTTTGTCCTGCAGAGCTGTGTGATCTGGGCTCTTTACTTGCTTTCTTTTTATGTCTCGACCAAGGCCCTTGATATAACAGCTTCCATCTCCTGGAGCACTCTGGTAGTAACCTTTGTGGTGGGAAGCTTCACTTTTGCCTTTACCAACAGTGGATTTGGGACCTATCCCGCCGTAGTTGCAGGAATACTCTTTCTTTTTGGTGTCCCGGAAACTGTCGGAACCGCTTTTGGCTGGATCGTCTGGACCGCTAATATAGCTTCGCTTGTGCTATTCGGCCTGATCTCACTGATCGTATTACCCATCTACAACAGAGACCGAGATTGA
- the panD gene encoding aspartate 1-decarboxylase, whose amino-acid sequence MQIHVVKSKIHRVKVTGADLNYIGSITIDEDLMDAANIIEGEKVQIVNNNNGERLETYAIPGPRNSGEITLNGAAARKVAPGDVLILITYAIMSVEEAKAFKPALVFPNEENNLLN is encoded by the coding sequence ATGCAAATACATGTGGTTAAATCGAAGATTCACCGTGTTAAAGTAACCGGTGCTGATCTGAATTATATCGGCAGCATCACCATTGATGAAGACCTGATGGATGCCGCCAATATAATCGAGGGGGAGAAGGTGCAGATTGTTAACAACAACAACGGCGAGCGCCTGGAAACCTACGCCATACCAGGCCCCCGCAATAGTGGAGAGATAACACTTAATGGAGCTGCCGCGCGAAAGGTGGCCCCTGGAGACGTTCTGATATTGATCACCTATGCGATCATGTCTGTAGAAGAGGCTAAAGCATTTAAGCCGGCCTTAGTATTTCCCAACGAGGAAAATAACCTGCTAAACTAA
- the panC gene encoding pantoate--beta-alanine ligase, translated as MELFSKKLDLAKSLTEIKAKNGQIGLVPTMGALHPGHLSLVQQALDENEQVVVSIFVNPTQFDNPSDLNKYPRDLEGDLDLLSGLSQNIWVYNPEPDDLYDGDVRSKSYDFGALEQVMEGRFRQGHFDGVGSVLNLLFRAVSPNRAYFGEKDYQQLLIVKELTRLESLDLEIVGCPIYREPNGLAMSSRNKRLSEDGLQQASLIYQSLLWAKDHFDQLSIAELKTAINRRFELRPEFELEYFEIATADQLETVTENQGETSCRGFIAAFLEGVRLIDNMGLN; from the coding sequence ATGGAGCTATTTTCAAAGAAGCTGGATCTGGCCAAATCCTTAACTGAAATCAAGGCCAAAAATGGTCAGATCGGCCTGGTCCCAACCATGGGTGCTCTACACCCGGGACATCTATCGCTGGTCCAACAGGCCCTAGATGAAAATGAGCAGGTCGTGGTGAGTATTTTTGTCAATCCGACCCAGTTTGACAATCCATCCGATCTGAATAAATACCCGCGAGATCTGGAGGGTGATCTCGACCTATTGTCAGGATTATCTCAAAATATCTGGGTCTACAATCCAGAACCAGACGACCTCTACGACGGAGACGTTCGCTCGAAGTCATATGATTTTGGGGCACTGGAGCAGGTGATGGAGGGCCGATTTCGTCAGGGTCATTTCGATGGTGTTGGCAGTGTGTTGAATTTGTTGTTTCGCGCAGTTTCACCCAATCGTGCGTATTTCGGAGAAAAAGACTATCAGCAGCTGCTCATCGTGAAAGAACTTACTCGACTTGAGTCCTTGGACCTCGAAATTGTGGGCTGCCCCATCTACAGGGAACCCAATGGTCTGGCCATGAGCTCACGCAACAAACGCCTCAGCGAAGATGGGCTGCAACAAGCCTCACTTATCTACCAATCCTTGCTTTGGGCCAAGGATCATTTTGACCAGCTTTCGATTGCCGAATTAAAAACTGCAATAAACAGGCGATTCGAACTCAGGCCGGAATTTGAACTGGAATACTTCGAGATCGCAACTGCAGACCAACTTGAAACCGTTACTGAAAACCAGGGAGAAACAAGCTGCAGAGGCTTTATTGCCGCCTTTTTGGAGGGAGTCCGTCTCATCGATAATATGGGCTTAAATTAG
- a CDS encoding glycogen/starch synthase gives MKDKRILYVSSEVIPYLPETEISSMSFEAPRMVNSNGGQIRIFMPRYGNINERRHQLHEVIRLSGMNLVINDMDMPLIIKVASIPKERMQVYFIDNEDYFKRKSTYTDEDGKLFDDNDERAIFFAKGVIETVKKLNWAPDIIHVHGWMASLLPLYLKNYFSNEPLFENSKVVTSVYNHGFNGDLAADCVDKIKFDGIEQDQIEDLKEPNYTNLMKVAINNSDALIIGSEELPAELSKVLMETDKPVLKYHSKEDFSEAYLDFYQNQVLD, from the coding sequence ATGAAAGATAAAAGAATCTTGTATGTGTCTTCTGAAGTTATTCCATATCTGCCGGAGACCGAGATTTCTTCCATGTCGTTCGAGGCCCCGCGAATGGTGAATAGCAATGGCGGACAGATCCGCATCTTCATGCCAAGATACGGCAACATCAATGAGCGTAGACACCAATTACACGAAGTGATAAGACTTTCAGGTATGAACCTGGTTATCAATGACATGGACATGCCTTTGATCATAAAAGTAGCTTCAATTCCGAAGGAGCGCATGCAGGTCTATTTTATCGATAACGAAGATTATTTTAAGCGAAAGTCTACCTACACTGATGAGGACGGTAAGCTGTTCGACGATAATGACGAAAGAGCGATCTTCTTTGCTAAAGGCGTCATTGAAACGGTGAAGAAGCTGAATTGGGCTCCGGACATCATCCATGTTCATGGTTGGATGGCCTCTTTGCTGCCTTTGTATCTGAAGAACTACTTTTCCAACGAACCCTTGTTTGAGAATAGTAAGGTGGTCACTTCAGTTTACAACCATGGCTTTAATGGTGACCTGGCAGCAGATTGTGTCGATAAGATCAAATTTGACGGAATAGAGCAAGATCAGATCGAAGATCTGAAAGAACCCAACTACACCAACCTGATGAAAGTGGCCATCAATAATTCCGACGCGCTGATCATAGGCTCTGAAGAACTACCTGCGGAATTGAGCAAAGTATTGATGGAAACTGATAAACCTGTGTTAAAATATCACAGTAAAGAGGATTTTTCCGAGGCATATCTTGATTTTTACCAGAATCAAGTACTGGATTAA